One window of Paenibacillus sp. FSL K6-3182 genomic DNA carries:
- the rplJ gene encoding 50S ribosomal protein L10 → MANANIIQEKQEAVAVIAAKIANSSSTVVADYRGLNVAQVTELRKQLREAGIEFQVLKNSLVRRATEGTDYVELNNILTGPTAIAFGKEDAVAPAKILNDFAKKNDALKLKGGVVEGKVVSQEEIKALAELPSRDGLLSMLLSVLQAPVRNFALAVKAVGEKQEAQA, encoded by the coding sequence TTGGCTAACGCAAATATCATCCAAGAGAAACAAGAGGCAGTTGCCGTAATCGCGGCAAAAATTGCTAATAGCTCTAGCACAGTAGTAGCTGACTATCGTGGATTGAACGTTGCTCAAGTAACTGAACTTCGGAAACAACTTCGTGAAGCAGGAATTGAATTCCAAGTTCTTAAAAACTCGCTCGTTCGTCGCGCAACTGAAGGTACGGATTATGTAGAATTGAACAACATTCTTACAGGTCCTACAGCAATTGCATTCGGTAAAGAAGACGCTGTTGCTCCAGCTAAAATTTTGAACGATTTCGCTAAGAAAAACGATGCTTTGAAACTTAAAGGCGGCGTTGTTGAAGGTAAAGTCGTATCTCAAGAAGAAATTAAAGCTCTTGCGGAACTTCCGTCCCGCGACGGTTTGCTCTCTATGCTCCTCAGCGTATTGCAAGCTCCAGTGCGCAACTTCGCGCTTGCAGTTAAAGCAGTCGGCGAGAAACAAGAAGCACAAGCTTAA
- the rpoB gene encoding DNA-directed RNA polymerase subunit beta → MAGQLVQYGRRARRSYARINEVLEVPNLIEIQQKSYEKFLDSDLIELFQDISPISDFTGNLSLEFIDYSLGEPKYSVDESKERDVTYAAPLRVKVRLFNKETGEVKEQEVFMGDFPLMTETGTFIINGAERVIVSQLVRSPSVYFSTKVDKNGKKNYTATVIPNRGAWLELETDAKDIIYVRIDRTRKIPVTVLLRSLGFGTDAEILELLGHDEYIRNTLDKDNTDSTEKALIEIYERLRPGEPPTLDNAKSLLVARFFDPKRYDLANVGRYKINKKLHIKNRLFNQRLAENLIDPATGEIIAESGQMIDRRLLDEILEKLEKDVGFKTYHVANGVLDADSIPLQTISVFSPYDESKVIKVIANGIIDKSVKHITPADIISSINYFINLLHGVGSTDDIDHLGNRRLRSVGELLQNQFRIGLSRMERVVRERMSIQDANAITPQALINIRPVIASIKEFFGSSQLSQFMDQTNPLAELTHKRRLSALGPGGLTRERAGFEVRDVHHSHYGRMCPIETPEGPNIGLINSLSSFARINEYGFIEAPYRWVDPKTGIVTEQIAYLTADEEDNYVIAQANAKLTPDDKFAEENTIVRYNKQADNILTMPSDRVDYMDVSPKQVVSVATALIPFLENDDSNRALMGSNMQRQAVPLLIPRSPLVGTGMEHKAAKDSGVCIVAKHDGIIERSSANEIWLRRVEQIDGKPVTGDLVKHKLHKFMRSNQGTCINQRPLVRKGDVIKKGDILADGPSTEKGELALGRNVVVAFMTWEGYNYEDAILLSEKLVKEDVYTSIHIEEYESEARDTKLGPEEITRDIPNVGEEALRNLDERGIIRVGAEIGAGDILVGKVTPKGVTELTAEERLLHAIFGEKAREVRDTSLRVPHGTDGIVVDVKVFTRENGDELPPGVNQLVRAYIAQKRKISEGDKMAGRHGNKGVIARIMPEEDMPFLPDGTPVEVVLNPLGVPSRMNIGQALEVHLGMACKHLGIHAATPVFDGARENDVFDTMEEAGMQRNGKTVLYDGRTGENFEREVTVGVMYMIKLAHMVDDKIHARSTGPYSLVTQQPLGGKAQFGGQRFGEMEVWALEAYGAAYTLQEILTVKSDDVVGRVKTYESIVKGENVPEPGVPESFKVLIKELQSLGMDVKILSENEEEIEMKEMDDEDEATGDKLNLNIEGAEVGAAE, encoded by the coding sequence TTGGCAGGACAACTTGTTCAGTATGGTCGGCGCGCGCGCAGAAGCTACGCCAGGATCAACGAGGTGCTGGAAGTCCCGAACCTGATTGAAATCCAACAAAAATCGTATGAGAAGTTTTTGGACAGCGACCTAATTGAGTTGTTCCAAGATATTTCTCCGATTTCGGACTTTACGGGCAATCTATCGCTTGAGTTTATCGACTATAGCTTGGGCGAACCGAAATATTCGGTCGATGAATCAAAAGAGCGCGATGTGACGTATGCAGCTCCTTTACGCGTTAAGGTGCGACTTTTCAATAAGGAAACTGGCGAAGTAAAGGAACAAGAAGTTTTCATGGGTGATTTCCCGCTTATGACAGAGACGGGCACGTTTATTATTAACGGAGCCGAACGTGTCATAGTCAGCCAATTGGTTCGATCCCCGAGTGTGTACTTCAGCACGAAGGTCGATAAGAACGGGAAGAAAAACTACACAGCTACTGTTATTCCTAACCGTGGCGCTTGGCTAGAGCTTGAAACGGATGCTAAAGATATCATCTACGTTCGTATTGACCGGACCCGGAAAATACCGGTAACGGTACTTTTGCGTTCGCTTGGATTCGGTACTGACGCTGAGATTCTTGAACTGCTAGGCCATGATGAGTACATTCGGAACACGCTAGACAAAGATAACACGGATTCGACTGAAAAAGCGCTTATTGAAATTTATGAGCGTCTTCGTCCAGGCGAGCCTCCGACTTTGGATAATGCGAAGAGCTTGCTAGTTGCTCGTTTCTTTGATCCAAAACGTTATGACTTGGCCAACGTAGGCCGTTACAAAATAAACAAAAAACTTCACATCAAGAACCGTTTGTTCAATCAACGTCTTGCGGAAAATCTAATTGATCCTGCGACTGGCGAAATTATTGCTGAGTCCGGACAAATGATTGACCGCCGCTTGCTTGATGAAATTCTCGAGAAGCTTGAGAAGGATGTTGGTTTCAAAACGTATCATGTTGCTAATGGCGTTCTTGATGCTGATAGTATTCCACTACAAACGATCAGCGTATTCTCACCATATGACGAAAGCAAAGTAATTAAAGTTATTGCGAATGGCATTATTGATAAATCCGTCAAGCATATCACGCCTGCGGACATCATTTCTTCCATTAACTACTTTATCAACTTGCTTCATGGCGTAGGCAGCACGGATGATATCGATCATCTAGGCAACCGTCGTCTGCGTTCTGTTGGCGAGCTGCTTCAAAACCAATTCCGTATCGGTCTGTCTCGTATGGAGCGCGTTGTGCGTGAGAGAATGTCCATTCAAGACGCGAATGCAATTACGCCGCAAGCGCTAATTAACATTCGTCCGGTTATTGCATCTATAAAAGAGTTCTTCGGCTCCTCGCAGCTGTCCCAGTTTATGGACCAAACGAATCCGCTTGCTGAATTGACGCATAAGCGTCGTTTGTCAGCACTTGGACCCGGCGGTTTGACTCGGGAACGCGCGGGCTTTGAAGTTCGTGACGTCCATCACTCCCACTATGGGCGGATGTGTCCGATCGAGACGCCAGAGGGACCGAATATCGGTTTGATCAACTCCTTGTCTTCCTTTGCTCGTATTAACGAATATGGCTTTATTGAAGCACCATATCGTTGGGTAGATCCGAAGACTGGAATTGTTACAGAACAAATCGCATATCTGACTGCTGACGAGGAAGATAACTACGTAATCGCGCAAGCGAATGCGAAGCTGACTCCAGACGACAAGTTTGCAGAAGAGAATACGATCGTTCGTTACAATAAACAAGCCGATAACATTTTGACTATGCCTAGTGATCGCGTTGATTACATGGATGTATCGCCTAAACAGGTAGTATCTGTTGCGACAGCGTTAATTCCTTTCTTGGAAAACGATGACTCCAACCGTGCCCTCATGGGATCCAACATGCAACGTCAAGCGGTACCGCTTCTTATCCCTAGATCACCACTTGTTGGTACAGGTATGGAGCACAAGGCAGCGAAAGACTCAGGCGTTTGTATCGTAGCGAAGCATGACGGTATAATCGAACGTTCTTCCGCTAATGAAATCTGGCTTCGTCGCGTCGAGCAAATCGATGGCAAGCCGGTTACTGGTGACTTGGTAAAACATAAACTACACAAGTTTATGCGCTCTAACCAAGGAACGTGCATCAATCAACGCCCGCTTGTACGTAAAGGTGACGTTATTAAAAAAGGTGATATCCTTGCGGATGGTCCTTCCACTGAAAAAGGCGAATTGGCTCTTGGACGCAACGTCGTTGTTGCATTCATGACGTGGGAAGGCTACAACTATGAGGATGCGATCCTGCTAAGTGAAAAGCTAGTGAAAGAGGATGTTTATACATCCATTCACATCGAGGAATACGAGTCTGAGGCTCGTGATACGAAGCTTGGACCTGAAGAAATTACACGCGACATTCCGAATGTCGGAGAAGAAGCTCTTCGCAACCTAGATGAGCGCGGAATCATTCGTGTCGGAGCTGAAATCGGCGCTGGCGATATCCTAGTTGGTAAAGTAACGCCTAAGGGTGTAACAGAGCTAACTGCGGAAGAAAGATTGCTGCACGCTATCTTTGGTGAGAAGGCTCGTGAAGTACGTGATACATCGCTACGCGTGCCGCATGGTACAGACGGTATCGTTGTTGACGTTAAAGTATTTACGCGGGAGAATGGCGACGAATTGCCACCAGGCGTTAACCAGCTCGTTCGTGCTTATATTGCTCAAAAACGGAAGATTTCCGAAGGCGACAAAATGGCCGGACGTCATGGTAACAAAGGTGTAATCGCTCGTATCATGCCTGAAGAAGATATGCCTTTCCTACCGGATGGCACACCTGTAGAAGTTGTTCTTAACCCGCTCGGCGTACCGTCGCGGATGAACATCGGTCAGGCGCTTGAAGTTCACTTGGGTATGGCTTGTAAGCATCTCGGCATCCACGCTGCTACGCCAGTATTTGACGGCGCGCGCGAGAATGACGTTTTCGATACGATGGAAGAAGCAGGCATGCAGCGTAACGGTAAAACCGTACTGTATGACGGACGGACAGGCGAGAATTTCGAACGTGAAGTTACAGTTGGGGTCATGTACATGATTAAACTGGCGCACATGGTCGATGATAAAATCCATGCCCGTTCCACTGGTCCTTACTCACTCGTTACACAACAGCCGCTCGGTGGTAAAGCACAGTTCGGTGGACAACGTTTCGGGGAGATGGAGGTATGGGCGCTTGAGGCATATGGCGCTGCATACACGCTTCAAGAAATATTGACTGTTAAATCCGATGACGTGGTTGGTCGTGTTAAAACGTACGAATCCATCGTTAAAGGCGAAAACGTACCAGAGCCAGGTGTTCCGGAATCGTTCAAAGTTTTGATCAAAGAGCTTCAAAGTTTGGGTATGGACGTTAAAATTCTATCCGAGAATGAAGAAGAGATCGAAATGAAGGAAATGGATGATGAAGACGAGGCAACAGGCGATAAGCTTAACCTCAATATAGAAGGTGCCGAAGTCGGCGCTGCTGAATAA
- the rplL gene encoding 50S ribosomal protein L7/L12 — MSKEQILEAIKVMNVLELNDLVKAIEEEFGVTAAAPVAAAGAGAAVEAEQTEFDVILNGAGASKINVIKVVREITGLGLKEAKDLVDSAPKAVKEKVAKEEAEAVAAKLTEAGASVEVK, encoded by the coding sequence ATGTCTAAAGAACAAATCTTAGAAGCGATTAAAGTTATGAACGTTCTTGAACTGAACGATCTTGTTAAAGCAATTGAAGAAGAATTCGGCGTAACTGCAGCAGCTCCAGTAGCAGCAGCAGGTGCTGGCGCAGCTGTAGAAGCTGAGCAAACTGAATTTGACGTTATCCTTAACGGCGCTGGCGCTTCAAAAATCAACGTAATCAAAGTTGTTCGCGAAATCACAGGTCTTGGCCTGAAAGAAGCGAAAGACTTGGTTGATAGCGCTCCTAAAGCAGTTAAAGAGAAAGTTGCTAAAGAAGAAGCAGAAGCTGTTGCAGCTAAGCTTACTGAAGCTGGCGCTTCCGTAGAAGTTAAGTAG
- a CDS encoding class I SAM-dependent methyltransferase → MSNHYYSQSPDVKHNRQVHEAILRGFSLKFMTDAGVFSKSGVDYGSQVLIDALELNANANILDVGCGYGPIGLTSAKLAEHGQVTMIDINERAVELSRENAKLNQISNVTVLQSDLFEAVKQMKFDVIVTNPPIRAGKSVVHRIFEEGYELLEQGGSMWVVIQKKQGAPSAKAKLESLFADVEEVTKDKGYRIFRAVKA, encoded by the coding sequence ATGTCGAATCACTATTACTCACAGAGCCCAGATGTTAAGCATAATCGTCAAGTTCATGAAGCAATTCTCCGAGGCTTTTCTTTGAAGTTTATGACGGATGCCGGCGTATTCTCGAAATCAGGAGTTGATTACGGGAGTCAGGTATTGATCGATGCTTTGGAGCTGAATGCAAATGCAAACATTCTTGATGTTGGCTGTGGTTATGGTCCTATTGGATTAACATCAGCAAAACTCGCTGAGCATGGGCAAGTAACGATGATTGATATAAATGAAAGAGCGGTAGAGCTTTCGCGTGAGAACGCAAAGCTTAACCAGATATCTAATGTTACCGTTTTGCAAAGTGATCTATTTGAAGCAGTTAAGCAAATGAAGTTCGATGTCATCGTTACAAATCCGCCTATCAGGGCGGGGAAGTCAGTCGTTCATCGGATTTTTGAAGAAGGTTATGAATTGCTCGAACAAGGCGGCAGCATGTGGGTTGTCATACAGAAGAAGCAAGGGGCGCCTTCGGCGAAAGCTAAATTAGAGTCATTATTTGCAGATGTAGAGGAAGTAACAAAGGATAAAGGCTACCGTATTTTCCGAGCTGTAAAAGCTTAG